In one Corynebacterium bovis DSM 20582 = CIP 54.80 genomic region, the following are encoded:
- a CDS encoding TetR/AcrR family transcriptional regulator — protein sequence MPKVSDSDLAAKRDDILQGARACFITYGYDGATVARLEESTGKSRGAIFHHFGDKENLFLALAREDASRMAETVAADGLVEVMRDMLVSPEAYGWFATRLEISRLLRTDPGFASRWREHQAVLDEAVEERLQSNADAGLLRDDVPVPVLHSYLELVMEGFVSRLAAGGSTEGLRQVLDLVEDSVRRGGSAAS from the coding sequence ATGCCCAAGGTCAGCGACAGCGACCTGGCGGCGAAGCGGGACGACATTCTTCAGGGAGCCAGGGCGTGCTTCATCACGTACGGGTACGACGGCGCGACCGTCGCGCGGCTCGAGGAGTCCACGGGCAAGTCGCGGGGTGCGATCTTCCACCACTTCGGTGACAAGGAGAACCTGTTCCTCGCGCTCGCCCGGGAGGACGCCTCCCGGATGGCCGAGACGGTCGCCGCGGACGGTCTCGTCGAGGTGATGCGGGACATGCTCGTCTCACCGGAGGCCTACGGCTGGTTCGCGACCCGGCTGGAGATCTCGCGGCTGTTGCGCACCGACCCGGGGTTCGCCTCCCGGTGGCGGGAGCACCAGGCGGTTCTCGACGAGGCCGTCGAGGAGCGGCTCCAGTCCAACGCGGACGCGGGGCTGCTCCGGGACGACGTCCCGGTGCCCGTGCTGCACTCCTACCTCGAGCTCGTCATGGAGGGCTTCGTCTCGCGCCTCGCGGCCGGCGGCTCGACGGAGGGTCTCCGTCAGGTCCTCGACCTTGTCGAGGACAGTGTCCGCCGAGGTGGGTCCGCCGCGTCGTGA
- a CDS encoding glutamine amidotransferase: MSFILLSPRSGAEVAGAEYLDVLRATGLQPDELEQRVLDSPDSTPGPLDGADGVIVGGSPFTVTAPLDDTWQPLVSRRLVDLVTTAPVPVFLACYGASLLADSLGGDVVRTHPEQAGLSTVHLTDAAREDPVCAGLPSTFGALTGHTENVGRVPDGAVVLATGPTCPIQLYRWGDRVWTSQFHPEMDGAGMVRRMAFYPDHGYFDAGAGDEIAAALRPVVAAEAGQLLRNFVTHCRELAAGRGARGGHVAQASSTISM, encoded by the coding sequence GTGAGCTTCATCCTGCTCTCCCCCCGCTCCGGCGCCGAGGTCGCCGGTGCCGAGTACCTCGACGTGCTCCGCGCCACCGGCCTGCAGCCCGACGAACTCGAGCAGCGGGTCCTGGACAGCCCGGACAGCACTCCCGGCCCCCTCGACGGGGCCGACGGCGTCATCGTCGGCGGCTCCCCCTTCACGGTCACCGCGCCGCTCGACGACACCTGGCAGCCGCTCGTCAGCCGGCGGCTCGTCGACCTCGTCACGACGGCGCCGGTCCCGGTCTTCCTCGCCTGTTACGGTGCCTCGTTGCTCGCCGACTCCCTCGGGGGCGACGTCGTGCGCACCCACCCCGAACAGGCCGGCCTCTCCACCGTCCACCTCACCGACGCCGCGCGGGAGGACCCGGTGTGCGCCGGCCTGCCGTCGACGTTCGGTGCTCTCACCGGTCACACGGAGAACGTCGGCCGGGTCCCCGACGGCGCGGTCGTCCTCGCCACCGGCCCGACGTGCCCGATCCAGCTGTACCGCTGGGGTGACCGCGTGTGGACCAGCCAGTTCCACCCCGAGATGGACGGCGCGGGGATGGTCCGGCGCATGGCCTTCTACCCCGACCACGGGTACTTCGACGCCGGCGCCGGGGACGAGATCGCCGCCGCGCTCCGGCCCGTCGTCGCCGCCGAGGCCGGGCAGCTGCTGCGGAACTTCGTCACCCACTGCCGGGAGCTCGCCGCGGGGCGCGGTGCCCGGGGCGGTCACGTGGCTCAGGCCAGCTCGACGATCTCCATGTAG
- a CDS encoding ACT domain-containing protein, giving the protein MIAIMTVTGRDHTGIIAAVATALADLGVNIRNVSQTIMDDWFTMILHVEFDDDGPGGERLTVIQDRMTEVEAEQKLVIRIQSQALFDAMHSV; this is encoded by the coding sequence ATGATTGCCATCATGACCGTCACGGGGCGCGACCACACCGGGATCATCGCCGCCGTGGCCACCGCCCTCGCGGACCTCGGGGTCAACATCCGCAACGTCAGCCAGACCATCATGGACGACTGGTTCACCATGATCCTCCACGTCGAGTTCGACGACGACGGTCCCGGGGGTGAACGCCTCACGGTCATCCAGGACCGGATGACCGAGGTGGAGGCCGAGCAGAAGCTCGTCATCCGCATCCAGTCCCAGGCGCTGTTCGACGCCATGCACTCGGTGTAG
- a CDS encoding PFL family protein produces MTVTQSRPVGTTAANDILETIDMIEKYRLDIRTVTMGINLLPCIRADVADTARAVHDTVTRRAARLVEVCEGIERELGVPIVNKRISVTPVSLLVGASGGDPVVLARALDRAAKDVGVNFIGGYSALVEKGVSDADARLIASIPEALSTTDVVCSSVNIGSSRAGINMDAVAEMGRTVLACAEATADRAAIACAKLVVFANAVGDNPFMAGAFHGVEEPDCVVSVGVSGPGVVDHAIGSLAGASLTEVAEEIKRAAFKITRTGQLVGTLAARRLGVPFGIVDLSLAPTAELGDSVAHILEHMGLGQVGTHGTTAALALLNDAVKKGGMMACSRVGGLSGSFIPVSEDKGMIDAVRSGSITLDKLEAMTAICSVGLDMVAVPGDTTASAVAGMIADEAAIGVMNHKTTAVRVIPVPGAFPGDEVNFGGLLGYAPVIPVNTVPNDVFIARGGVIPAPVHGFRN; encoded by the coding sequence ATGACCGTGACGCAGTCCCGGCCCGTCGGCACGACCGCCGCGAACGACATCCTCGAGACGATCGACATGATCGAGAAGTACCGGCTCGACATCCGCACGGTGACGATGGGGATCAACCTCCTGCCGTGCATCCGCGCCGACGTCGCGGACACGGCCCGTGCCGTCCACGACACCGTCACCCGCCGGGCCGCGCGGCTCGTCGAGGTGTGCGAGGGCATCGAGCGTGAGCTCGGCGTCCCCATCGTCAACAAGCGCATCTCGGTGACACCCGTGTCGCTGCTCGTCGGGGCGTCCGGCGGGGACCCGGTGGTCCTCGCGCGGGCGCTCGACCGGGCGGCGAAGGACGTCGGGGTGAACTTCATCGGGGGGTACTCGGCCCTCGTCGAGAAGGGGGTGTCCGACGCCGACGCCCGCCTCATCGCCTCGATCCCCGAGGCCCTGTCGACGACGGACGTCGTGTGCTCCTCGGTGAACATCGGTTCGTCGCGGGCGGGGATCAACATGGACGCCGTCGCGGAGATGGGGCGCACCGTCCTCGCGTGCGCGGAGGCGACGGCGGACCGCGCCGCCATCGCGTGCGCGAAGCTCGTCGTCTTCGCCAACGCGGTCGGTGACAACCCGTTCATGGCCGGGGCGTTCCACGGCGTCGAGGAGCCGGACTGCGTCGTCAGCGTCGGCGTGTCCGGGCCGGGTGTCGTCGACCACGCCATCGGGTCCCTCGCGGGGGCGAGCCTCACGGAGGTCGCGGAGGAGATCAAGCGCGCCGCGTTCAAGATCACCCGGACCGGGCAGCTCGTCGGGACGTTGGCCGCGCGGCGGCTCGGGGTGCCGTTCGGGATCGTCGACCTCTCCCTCGCGCCGACGGCGGAGCTCGGAGACTCGGTCGCGCACATCCTGGAGCACATGGGGCTCGGCCAGGTCGGCACGCACGGGACGACGGCCGCGCTCGCGCTGCTCAACGACGCGGTGAAGAAGGGCGGGATGATGGCGTGCTCGCGGGTGGGCGGCCTGTCCGGCTCGTTCATCCCGGTGTCCGAGGACAAGGGGATGATCGACGCCGTGCGCAGCGGTTCGATCACGCTGGACAAGCTCGAGGCCATGACCGCGATCTGCTCCGTGGGGCTCGACATGGTCGCCGTGCCCGGCGACACCACCGCCTCGGCCGTCGCGGGGATGATCGCGGACGAGGCCGCGATCGGTGTCATGAACCACAAGACGACCGCCGTGCGGGTCATCCCGGTCCCCGGGGCCTTCCCCGGTGACGAGGTGAACTTCGGCGGGTTGCTGGGGTACGCACCGGTCATCCCGGTGAACACGGTCCCGAACGACGTCTTCATCGCGCGGGGCGGTGTCATCCCGGCACCGGTCCACGGCTTCCGGAACTGA